In Drosophila bipectinata strain 14024-0381.07 chromosome 2R, DbipHiC1v2, whole genome shotgun sequence, one genomic interval encodes:
- the LOC108119260 gene encoding splicing factor, proline- and glutamine-rich isoform X7 — translation MEPWVPPVIAFSVFIFVAILMCTCFCCVVKKFRAIALRNAPVVVTSATHTAPGGYPVTQLPPPGYPAGNSYSTMTAYPAQTTSNVTVQMPMPHLPQDQHQPPPQQMPMPMPMPGMQTHGVAYPPYPGAGASNMNPPTYDMAMANPAPSVIPSGYEKQAAYNPNFGQ, via the exons ATGGAACCGTGGGTCCCTCCAGTGATAGCATTCTCAGTGTTCATATTTGTCGCCATTCTGATGTGTACTTGCTTCTGTTGTGTGGTCAAAAAATTTAGAGCCATAGCGCTACGAAATG caCCCGTGGTGGTGACTTCCGCCACCCACACAGCACCCGGTGGCTATCCGGTCACCCAGCTGCCTCCGCCAGGCTATCCGGCGGGTAATTCTTACTCAACTATGACAGCTTATCCAGCACAGACGACTAG CAACGTAACCGTTCAAATGCCAATGCCTCATCTGCCACAGGACCAGCATCAGCCACCGCCCCAACAAATGCCGatgcccatgcccatgccgGG AATGCAAACGCACGGTGTGGCCTATCCGCCGTATCCCGGAGCTGGGGCGTCCAACATGAATCCGCCCACCTACGACATGGCGATGGCCAATCCGGCTCCCAGCGTGATTCCCTCGGGCTACGAGAAACAGGCCGCCTACAATCCCAACTTCGGGCAGTAA
- the LOC108119260 gene encoding splicing factor, proline- and glutamine-rich isoform X3, protein MQMPVYEQNYKFQVLAVVIVKIILIICIRCVCCKLLCKRKEQDDEAPVVVTSATHTAPGGYPVTQLPPPGYPAGNSYSTMTAYPAQTTSNVTVQMPMPHLPQDQHQPPPQQMPMPMPMPGMQTHGVAYPPYPGAGASNMNPPTYDMAMANPAPSVIPSGYEKQAAYNPNFGQ, encoded by the exons ATGCAGATGCCTGTTtatgaacaaaattataaattccaAGTTCTAGCTGTGGTGATTGTCAAAATAATCTTAATCATTTGTATTAGATGTGTTTGTTGTAAACTTTTATGCAAACGTAAAGAACAGGATGATGAAG caCCCGTGGTGGTGACTTCCGCCACCCACACAGCACCCGGTGGCTATCCGGTCACCCAGCTGCCTCCGCCAGGCTATCCGGCGGGTAATTCTTACTCAACTATGACAGCTTATCCAGCACAGACGACTAG CAACGTAACCGTTCAAATGCCAATGCCTCATCTGCCACAGGACCAGCATCAGCCACCGCCCCAACAAATGCCGatgcccatgcccatgccgGG AATGCAAACGCACGGTGTGGCCTATCCGCCGTATCCCGGAGCTGGGGCGTCCAACATGAATCCGCCCACCTACGACATGGCGATGGCCAATCCGGCTCCCAGCGTGATTCCCTCGGGCTACGAGAAACAGGCCGCCTACAATCCCAACTTCGGGCAGTAA
- the LOC108119260 gene encoding splicing factor, proline- and glutamine-rich isoform X4: protein MPHYFDEPDPTRSDISFKTYRAIILAGIIINILLLFCWKCCCKRFKEAPVVVTSATHTAPGGYPVTQLPPPGYPAGNSYSTMTAYPAQTTSNVTVQMPMPHLPQDQHQPPPQQMPMPMPMPGMQTHGVAYPPYPGAGASNMNPPTYDMAMANPAPSVIPSGYEKQAAYNPNFGQ, encoded by the exons ATGCCACATTACTTCGACGAACCAGATCCAACTAGGTCTGAtatctcatttaaaacatatcGTGCCATTATATTAGCgggtattattattaatattctGCTGCTATTCTGTTGGAAGTGCTGTTGTAAAAGGTTTAAAGAAG caCCCGTGGTGGTGACTTCCGCCACCCACACAGCACCCGGTGGCTATCCGGTCACCCAGCTGCCTCCGCCAGGCTATCCGGCGGGTAATTCTTACTCAACTATGACAGCTTATCCAGCACAGACGACTAG CAACGTAACCGTTCAAATGCCAATGCCTCATCTGCCACAGGACCAGCATCAGCCACCGCCCCAACAAATGCCGatgcccatgcccatgccgGG AATGCAAACGCACGGTGTGGCCTATCCGCCGTATCCCGGAGCTGGGGCGTCCAACATGAATCCGCCCACCTACGACATGGCGATGGCCAATCCGGCTCCCAGCGTGATTCCCTCGGGCTACGAGAAACAGGCCGCCTACAATCCCAACTTCGGGCAGTAA
- the LOC108119260 gene encoding splicing factor, proline- and glutamine-rich isoform X6, with amino-acid sequence MFVQKVSELVSNMDIAEILYLLTLLLLLLMVFKIIGCCKKKPPVVVTSATHTAPGGYPVTQLPPPGYPAGNSYSTMTAYPAQTTSNVTVQMPMPHLPQDQHQPPPQQMPMPMPMPGMQTHGVAYPPYPGAGASNMNPPTYDMAMANPAPSVIPSGYEKQAAYNPNFGQ; translated from the exons atgtTTGTTCAAAAAGTATCAGAGTTAGTGTCGAATATGGATATTGCAGAGATATTATATCTTCTCaccttgttgctgctgcttcttatggtttttaaaattattggctgttgtaaaaaaaaac caCCCGTGGTGGTGACTTCCGCCACCCACACAGCACCCGGTGGCTATCCGGTCACCCAGCTGCCTCCGCCAGGCTATCCGGCGGGTAATTCTTACTCAACTATGACAGCTTATCCAGCACAGACGACTAG CAACGTAACCGTTCAAATGCCAATGCCTCATCTGCCACAGGACCAGCATCAGCCACCGCCCCAACAAATGCCGatgcccatgcccatgccgGG AATGCAAACGCACGGTGTGGCCTATCCGCCGTATCCCGGAGCTGGGGCGTCCAACATGAATCCGCCCACCTACGACATGGCGATGGCCAATCCGGCTCCCAGCGTGATTCCCTCGGGCTACGAGAAACAGGCCGCCTACAATCCCAACTTCGGGCAGTAA
- the bic gene encoding transcription factor BTF3 homolog 4 gives MNPEKLKKLQAQVRIGGKGTPRRKKKIVHSTPATDDKKLQSSLKKLSVNTIPGIEEVNIIKNDGTVIHFNNPKAQASLPTNTFAITGHGENKTITEMVPGILTQLGPQDINQLKKLATEIANKSAAGGAAGSAGADAGDDDVPDLVENFEEVAIAGAKAADEKAGEVAASA, from the coding sequence ATGAATCCAGAGAAGCTGAAGAAGTTGCAGGCGCAGGTGCGCATTGGCGGCAAGGGTACCCCCCGTCGCAAGAAGAAGATTGTGCACTCCACGCCCGCCACCGACGACAAGAAGCTGCAATCGTCGCTGAAGAAGCTTTCGGTGAACACCATTCCCGGCATCGAGGAGGTGAACATCATCAAGAACGACGGCACCGTCATCCACTTCAACAACCCCAAGGCGCAGGCCTCGTTGCCGACCAACACGTTCGCTATTACTGGTCATGGTGAGAACAAGACGATCACTGAGATGGTACCTGGCATCCTTACGCAACTCGGACCCCAGGACATCAACCAGCTGAAGAAGCTGGCCACGGAGATTGCCAACAAGAGCGCCGCCGGCGGCGCAGCCGGTTCCGCCGGTGCTGATGCCGGTGACGATGATGTACCGGATCTCGTTGAGAACTTCGAGGAAGTAGCCATCGCCGGCGCGAAGGCTGCGGATGAGAAGGCCGGAGAAGTGGCGGCATCGGCCTAA
- the LOC108119260 gene encoding splicing factor, proline- and glutamine-rich isoform X9: MPHVPGEKDLEVSTIVLCCIFVVVLSLLLAGIIRCAMRKRNQRKVDNAVIESTPVVVTSATHTAPGGYPVTQLPPPGYPAGNSYSTMTAYPAQTTSNVTVQMPMPHLPQDQHQPPPQQMPMPMPMPGMQTHGVAYPPYPGAGASNMNPPTYDMAMANPAPSVIPSGYEKQAAYNPNFGQ, encoded by the exons ATGCCGCATGTCCCGGGTGAAAAGGACTTGGAGGTCTCCACCATCGTCCTTTGCTGTATATTCGTTGTAGTCCTTTCTCTTCTCCTGGCGGGCATTATCCGATGTGCGATGCGGAAAAGAAATCAACGGAAGGTCGACAATGCGGTCATCGAATCAA caCCCGTGGTGGTGACTTCCGCCACCCACACAGCACCCGGTGGCTATCCGGTCACCCAGCTGCCTCCGCCAGGCTATCCGGCGGGTAATTCTTACTCAACTATGACAGCTTATCCAGCACAGACGACTAG CAACGTAACCGTTCAAATGCCAATGCCTCATCTGCCACAGGACCAGCATCAGCCACCGCCCCAACAAATGCCGatgcccatgcccatgccgGG AATGCAAACGCACGGTGTGGCCTATCCGCCGTATCCCGGAGCTGGGGCGTCCAACATGAATCCGCCCACCTACGACATGGCGATGGCCAATCCGGCTCCCAGCGTGATTCCCTCGGGCTACGAGAAACAGGCCGCCTACAATCCCAACTTCGGGCAGTAA
- the LOC108119260 gene encoding splicing factor, proline- and glutamine-rich isoform X1 — protein sequence MDDSGIYWILFFTLSVFFLTSVAAFLTRGRRRREPLTKGSAPVVVTSATHTAPGGYPVTQLPPPGYPAGNSYSTMTAYPAQTTSNVTVQMPMPHLPQDQHQPPPQQMPMPMPMPGMQTHGVAYPPYPGAGASNMNPPTYDMAMANPAPSVIPSGYEKQAAYNPNFGQ from the exons ATGGATGATTCCGGCATCTATTGGATACTCTTCTTTACGCTTTCCGTATTCTTCCTGACCTCTGTGGCCGCGTTCCTGACCCGTGGCCGCCGCCGCAGAGAACCGCTCACCAAAGGCTCAG caCCCGTGGTGGTGACTTCCGCCACCCACACAGCACCCGGTGGCTATCCGGTCACCCAGCTGCCTCCGCCAGGCTATCCGGCGGGTAATTCTTACTCAACTATGACAGCTTATCCAGCACAGACGACTAG CAACGTAACCGTTCAAATGCCAATGCCTCATCTGCCACAGGACCAGCATCAGCCACCGCCCCAACAAATGCCGatgcccatgcccatgccgGG AATGCAAACGCACGGTGTGGCCTATCCGCCGTATCCCGGAGCTGGGGCGTCCAACATGAATCCGCCCACCTACGACATGGCGATGGCCAATCCGGCTCCCAGCGTGATTCCCTCGGGCTACGAGAAACAGGCCGCCTACAATCCCAACTTCGGGCAGTAA
- the LOC108119260 gene encoding splicing factor, proline- and glutamine-rich isoform X2, with translation MFVQKVSELVSNMDIAEILYLLTLLLLLLMVFKIIGCCKKKQLEVEVDDESDDYDEYEHYVVHTEYRECENDEAPVVVTSATHTAPGGYPVTQLPPPGYPAGNSYSTMTAYPAQTTSNVTVQMPMPHLPQDQHQPPPQQMPMPMPMPGMQTHGVAYPPYPGAGASNMNPPTYDMAMANPAPSVIPSGYEKQAAYNPNFGQ, from the exons atgtTTGTTCAAAAAGTATCAGAGTTAGTGTCGAATATGGATATTGCAGAGATATTATATCTTCTCaccttgttgctgctgcttcttatggtttttaaaattattggctgttgtaaaaaaaaac AATTGGAGGTGGAAGTGGATGATGAAAGTGATGATTATGATGAATACGAGCATTATGTAGTACATACGGAATATAGAGAATGTGAAAACGATGAAG caCCCGTGGTGGTGACTTCCGCCACCCACACAGCACCCGGTGGCTATCCGGTCACCCAGCTGCCTCCGCCAGGCTATCCGGCGGGTAATTCTTACTCAACTATGACAGCTTATCCAGCACAGACGACTAG CAACGTAACCGTTCAAATGCCAATGCCTCATCTGCCACAGGACCAGCATCAGCCACCGCCCCAACAAATGCCGatgcccatgcccatgccgGG AATGCAAACGCACGGTGTGGCCTATCCGCCGTATCCCGGAGCTGGGGCGTCCAACATGAATCCGCCCACCTACGACATGGCGATGGCCAATCCGGCTCCCAGCGTGATTCCCTCGGGCTACGAGAAACAGGCCGCCTACAATCCCAACTTCGGGCAGTAA
- the LOC108119260 gene encoding splicing factor, proline- and glutamine-rich isoform X8 — protein sequence MDFWGVFMFFVLTFLIMSCCGYCCSSRRQGAVLSTPVVVTSATHTAPGGYPVTQLPPPGYPAGNSYSTMTAYPAQTTSNVTVQMPMPHLPQDQHQPPPQQMPMPMPMPGMQTHGVAYPPYPGAGASNMNPPTYDMAMANPAPSVIPSGYEKQAAYNPNFGQ from the exons ATGGATTTCTGGGgagtttttatgtttttcgtTTTAACCTTCCTGATAATGAGCTGCTGTGGATATTGCTGTAGCAGCCGACGCCAGGGCGCTGTTTTATCGA caCCCGTGGTGGTGACTTCCGCCACCCACACAGCACCCGGTGGCTATCCGGTCACCCAGCTGCCTCCGCCAGGCTATCCGGCGGGTAATTCTTACTCAACTATGACAGCTTATCCAGCACAGACGACTAG CAACGTAACCGTTCAAATGCCAATGCCTCATCTGCCACAGGACCAGCATCAGCCACCGCCCCAACAAATGCCGatgcccatgcccatgccgGG AATGCAAACGCACGGTGTGGCCTATCCGCCGTATCCCGGAGCTGGGGCGTCCAACATGAATCCGCCCACCTACGACATGGCGATGGCCAATCCGGCTCCCAGCGTGATTCCCTCGGGCTACGAGAAACAGGCCGCCTACAATCCCAACTTCGGGCAGTAA
- the LOC108119260 gene encoding splicing factor, proline- and glutamine-rich isoform X5 encodes MWEFFVAFSIAFTIFVITSIVVCIRRKQKAARNVGYTISESGAPVVVTSATHTAPGGYPVTQLPPPGYPAGNSYSTMTAYPAQTTSNVTVQMPMPHLPQDQHQPPPQQMPMPMPMPGMQTHGVAYPPYPGAGASNMNPPTYDMAMANPAPSVIPSGYEKQAAYNPNFGQ; translated from the exons ATGTGGGAGTTCTTTGTGGCCTTCTCAATAGCCTTTACCATTTTCGTTATTACCTCGATTGTGGTTTGCATAAGAAGGAAGCAGAAAGCTGCTCGAAATGTGGGCTATACGATCAGTGAGAGTGGTg caCCCGTGGTGGTGACTTCCGCCACCCACACAGCACCCGGTGGCTATCCGGTCACCCAGCTGCCTCCGCCAGGCTATCCGGCGGGTAATTCTTACTCAACTATGACAGCTTATCCAGCACAGACGACTAG CAACGTAACCGTTCAAATGCCAATGCCTCATCTGCCACAGGACCAGCATCAGCCACCGCCCCAACAAATGCCGatgcccatgcccatgccgGG AATGCAAACGCACGGTGTGGCCTATCCGCCGTATCCCGGAGCTGGGGCGTCCAACATGAATCCGCCCACCTACGACATGGCGATGGCCAATCCGGCTCCCAGCGTGATTCCCTCGGGCTACGAGAAACAGGCCGCCTACAATCCCAACTTCGGGCAGTAA